In Flavobacterium endoglycinae, one DNA window encodes the following:
- the hemW gene encoding radical SAM family heme chaperone HemW encodes MSGIYIHIPFCKQACHYCDFHFSTSMKKKYDMVLALAKEIGMRKPFDSAQDDNIIETIYFGGGTPSVLSNEEINFLISEVYKNYKVIENPEITLEANPDDLSAERILELSKSPINRLSIGIQSFYEEDLKMMNRAHNSAEAKKCLEEATKYFDNISLDLIYGIPGMSDEMWRQNIQTALNYGIPHISSYALTVEPKTALSKLIQTGKIAEPQDEVASNHFMILVEILQNNGFIHYELSNFGKENYFSKNNSAYWLGKKYIGIGPSAHSYDGEKRGWNIANNSLYIKAIQNNELPIETEILTISDRYNEYIMTGLRTIWGVSLERIEKEFGLEYLNYLKKQSQKFLNDDLLSIENNILKPTPKGKFLTDGIASDLFYLDL; translated from the coding sequence ATGTCGGGTATCTACATTCACATACCATTCTGCAAGCAGGCTTGTCATTACTGCGACTTTCATTTTTCGACTTCGATGAAAAAGAAATACGATATGGTTTTGGCTTTGGCTAAAGAAATCGGTATGCGTAAACCCTTCGACTCCGCTCAGGATGACAATATCATCGAAACAATATATTTTGGCGGCGGAACACCTTCGGTTTTAAGTAACGAGGAAATTAACTTTCTGATTTCTGAAGTTTATAAAAATTACAAAGTCATTGAAAATCCTGAAATTACGTTGGAAGCCAATCCAGATGATTTGTCTGCAGAGCGAATCTTAGAATTATCCAAAAGTCCGATAAATCGTTTAAGCATTGGAATTCAGTCTTTTTATGAAGAGGATTTGAAGATGATGAACCGCGCTCATAATTCGGCGGAAGCTAAAAAATGTCTGGAAGAAGCAACAAAATACTTCGATAATATTTCATTGGACTTGATTTACGGAATTCCAGGAATGAGCGACGAAATGTGGAGACAGAATATTCAAACCGCTCTAAATTACGGAATTCCGCATATTTCAAGTTATGCTTTGACGGTTGAACCAAAAACGGCTTTAAGCAAATTAATCCAAACTGGTAAAATTGCTGAACCCCAAGATGAAGTTGCTTCGAACCATTTTATGATTTTGGTTGAAATACTTCAAAACAACGGTTTTATTCATTACGAATTGTCGAATTTTGGAAAAGAGAATTATTTTTCTAAAAATAATTCGGCGTACTGGCTGGGTAAAAAATACATCGGAATTGGTCCTTCGGCTCACAGTTATGATGGTGAAAAAAGAGGCTGGAATATTGCTAATAATTCGCTTTATATAAAAGCAATTCAAAACAATGAACTTCCTATTGAAACGGAAATCTTGACTATTTCTGATCGTTATAATGAATATATAATGACGGGATTACGAACGATTTGGGGCGTTTCTTTGGAAAGAATCGAAAAGGAATTTGGTTTGGAATATCTGAATTATCTAAAAAAGCAATCTCAAAAGTTTTTAAATGATGATCTGCTTTCAATTGAAAACAACATCTTAAAACCAACTCCAAAAGGAAAATTTTTAACGGATGGAATTGCAAGTGATTTGTTTTATTTAGATTTGTAA
- a CDS encoding D-2-hydroxyacid dehydrogenase family protein has translation MRERTQITDDLLSKLPNLKLISQTGKKSNHLDIDACTKHKVAVAEGIGSPIAPSELAWALIMNTVRKIPQAIEGMKQGKWQVNIGSTIKGKTIGIWGYGKIGQQIAKYAAVFGADVLVWGSESSREKAVADGFQKADSKESFFSESDVITLHLRLNESTFEIVKKTDLALMKSTAALINTARAELIEHGALIASLKEGKPGFAGLDVYEDEPVYNTNFELLQMSNVVCTPHIGYVEENSYELYFEKAFENVINYINNNPTNIANPEVLV, from the coding sequence ATTCGAGAAAGAACGCAAATCACTGACGATTTACTTTCTAAATTGCCAAATCTAAAACTGATAAGTCAGACAGGCAAAAAATCAAACCATTTAGATATTGACGCTTGTACAAAACACAAAGTTGCTGTTGCAGAAGGAATTGGTTCTCCAATTGCTCCATCAGAATTGGCTTGGGCATTGATTATGAATACTGTTCGTAAAATTCCGCAAGCAATTGAGGGAATGAAACAAGGAAAATGGCAAGTTAATATTGGTTCCACTATTAAAGGAAAAACAATCGGCATTTGGGGCTACGGAAAAATTGGCCAGCAAATTGCAAAATATGCTGCTGTTTTTGGTGCCGATGTTTTAGTTTGGGGAAGTGAAAGTTCTAGAGAAAAAGCTGTTGCAGATGGTTTTCAAAAAGCAGATTCTAAGGAGTCTTTTTTCTCAGAAAGCGATGTCATTACTTTACATTTACGTTTAAACGAAAGCACATTTGAAATCGTTAAAAAAACAGATTTAGCATTAATGAAATCAACTGCTGCTTTAATCAATACAGCAAGAGCAGAGTTAATTGAACATGGAGCATTAATTGCAAGCCTAAAAGAAGGAAAACCTGGGTTTGCAGGTTTAGATGTCTATGAAGATGAACCTGTTTACAATACAAATTTTGAATTATTACAAATGTCAAATGTAGTTTGTACACCGCATATTGGTTACGTAGAAGAAAATAGCTATGAGTTGTATTTCGAAAAAGCTTTTGAAAATGTAATTAATTATATCAATAACAATCCAACTAATATTGCAAACCCAGAAGTATTAGTTTAG
- a CDS encoding cyclase family protein, producing the protein MIAKINNFEIDLSKPIDISIPLTNTDENPIAWYIEKPSIEPVVFGDWIGKVSEGKSSTNFNNIFFNPHGHGTHTECLGHITNGFYSINQSLKQFFFTAKLITVEPEKIGDDFVITKKCISTSLNVTSMESTSASLSVTNASTPLSKTEAIIIKTLPNELDKKSRKYSNTNPPYLAEEAAIFIRESEIQHLLIDLPSVDKEHDEGKLLAHKAFWNVKDTVNLNQDARLHATITEMIYVPDEIEDGNYILNLQIASFENDASPSKPILYKIADFRF; encoded by the coding sequence ATGATTGCTAAAATCAATAACTTTGAAATAGATTTATCAAAACCCATTGATATCTCGATTCCTTTAACCAATACAGATGAAAATCCGATTGCTTGGTATATTGAAAAACCTTCAATTGAACCTGTTGTTTTTGGCGATTGGATTGGGAAAGTTTCGGAAGGAAAATCATCTACAAATTTCAATAATATTTTCTTTAACCCGCACGGACATGGTACGCATACGGAATGTTTGGGGCATATTACGAATGGTTTTTACAGCATCAATCAATCGCTGAAACAGTTTTTCTTTACTGCAAAATTGATTACGGTTGAACCTGAAAAAATTGGTGATGATTTTGTGATTACGAAGAAATGCATTTCGACTTCACTCAATGTGACATCAATGGAAAGCACTTCGGCTTCGCTTAGTGTTACAAATGCTTCGACTCCGCTCAGCAAGACAGAGGCAATAATTATTAAAACACTTCCAAATGAGTTGGACAAAAAATCAAGAAAATATTCGAATACAAATCCGCCGTATTTGGCTGAAGAGGCCGCAATTTTCATCCGCGAAAGCGAAATTCAGCATTTATTGATTGATTTGCCAAGTGTTGATAAAGAACATGACGAAGGAAAATTATTGGCTCATAAAGCATTTTGGAATGTAAAAGACACTGTAAATCTCAATCAAGACGCACGATTACATGCAACAATCACAGAAATGATTTATGTTCCTGACGAAATTGAAGATGGAAATTATATACTAAATCTTCAAATCGCTTCGTTTGAAAATGATGCTAGTCCGAGTAAACCAATATTATATAAAATTGCAGATTTTAGATTTTAG
- a CDS encoding GNAT family N-acetyltransferase: MITVSTDKTKLDVPFIQNFLKDIYWAAGRTMEEVQRTIDASVCFGIYLDAKQVGFARVITDYVVFAYVMDVFIIEEHRGKGFSSILIETMMNDPQLQEVKIWRLATTDAHFLYEKFGFTKLNHPEKMMEKIVK; the protein is encoded by the coding sequence ATGATCACCGTTTCTACAGATAAAACAAAACTCGATGTTCCGTTTATACAAAACTTTTTAAAAGACATTTATTGGGCGGCGGGACGAACAATGGAAGAAGTGCAACGTACAATTGATGCTTCGGTTTGTTTTGGAATTTACTTAGACGCAAAACAAGTCGGTTTTGCACGAGTCATAACTGATTATGTGGTTTTTGCTTATGTAATGGATGTTTTTATTATAGAAGAACACCGCGGAAAAGGATTTTCATCTATTTTAATCGAAACGATGATGAACGATCCTCAATTACAAGAAGTCAAAATCTGGCGATTGGCAACCACAGACGCTCACTTTTTATACGAAAAATTCGGATTTACAAAACTAAATCATCCTGAAAAGATGATGGAAAAAATAGTCAAATGA
- a CDS encoding DUF4260 domain-containing protein yields the protein MKTVLKLEEAALFILGIFLFNRLNYEWWWFLALILAPDLSMIGYAFGNKAGAFLYNVFHHKGIALLIYAVGCYLNIEMVQLAGIILFSHAAMDRIFGYGLKYKKGFKYTHLGEIGK from the coding sequence ATGAAAACAGTTTTAAAACTCGAAGAAGCTGCTTTGTTTATTCTCGGCATCTTTTTATTCAACCGTTTAAATTATGAGTGGTGGTGGTTTCTGGCTTTAATTTTAGCTCCCGATTTATCGATGATTGGTTATGCATTTGGAAACAAAGCTGGAGCATTTCTTTATAATGTCTTTCATCACAAAGGAATTGCACTTTTAATTTATGCTGTCGGATGTTATTTAAATATTGAAATGGTGCAGTTAGCCGGAATTATTTTATTTTCACATGCTGCAATGGATCGTATTTTTGGTTATGGTCTGAAATATAAAAAAGGTTTTAAATACACGCATTTAGGTGAAATTGGCAAATAA
- a CDS encoding MmcQ/YjbR family DNA-binding protein, which translates to MNLETFYEYCLSKKGVSEHFPFDEDTLVFKVGGKMFALSSLSQWEKNEQSVNLKCDPDRAQELRAEYDEIQPGFHMSKVHWNTVALNGNLADKFVKELIDHSYELVFKSLTKKIQNEIVDLR; encoded by the coding sequence ATGAATTTAGAAACGTTTTACGAATATTGTCTTTCTAAAAAAGGAGTGAGTGAACATTTTCCTTTTGATGAAGATACTTTGGTTTTTAAAGTAGGCGGAAAAATGTTTGCTTTGTCTTCTCTTTCTCAATGGGAAAAAAATGAACAATCGGTGAATTTAAAATGTGATCCAGACCGCGCACAAGAACTTAGAGCTGAATATGATGAAATACAACCCGGTTTTCACATGAGTAAAGTGCATTGGAATACGGTGGCTTTAAACGGAAATTTAGCTGATAAATTCGTAAAAGAACTTATCGACCATTCATATGAATTGGTTTTCAAAAGTTTGACAAAGAAAATTCAGAATGAAATTGTTGACCTGCGGTAA
- a CDS encoding DUF4407 domain-containing protein, producing MLKQFFILCSGVDRDILKDCSEGEQTKYVGIGATVFFTAVMAFLAIAYALFTVFDSIYPALIFGFVWSLLIFNLDRFIVSTIKKRDRFMDEFLQATPRIALAIIIAIVISKPLEIKIFEKEINTVLLKEKNEMELANKKQIGTYFKTDLDKNKAEIAALKADIVKKEKEVNALYSTYITEAEGTAGTKKLGKGPVYKEKREKHDAALKEYETLKTTNEAKIAEKEKAGKQLQADLDKKVSQTQPIIEGFDGLMARINALNKLPWLPSFFIMLLFLAIETSPIIAKLLAPKGEFDFKQEEAETAMKATLAQNKYQRDLLVKTSAEMHDRVYADISEDKGLFDLQRKNAKELLELQSHKFVDKQKATL from the coding sequence ATGTTGAAACAATTTTTTATCCTATGTTCAGGAGTCGACCGCGACATTCTGAAAGACTGTTCAGAAGGTGAACAGACTAAATACGTTGGTATTGGCGCTACCGTATTTTTTACAGCTGTTATGGCGTTCTTAGCCATTGCGTATGCGCTTTTTACGGTTTTCGATTCTATTTATCCCGCTTTGATTTTCGGATTTGTATGGAGTTTGCTGATCTTTAATCTAGACCGATTTATTGTTTCTACCATTAAGAAAAGAGATCGTTTTATGGATGAATTCCTGCAGGCGACTCCGCGAATTGCTTTGGCGATTATTATTGCAATCGTAATATCAAAACCTTTGGAGATTAAAATCTTTGAAAAAGAAATCAATACTGTTTTATTAAAAGAGAAAAATGAAATGGAATTGGCCAATAAAAAGCAAATTGGAACGTATTTCAAAACAGATTTAGATAAAAATAAAGCCGAGATTGCAGCGCTTAAAGCCGATATTGTAAAGAAAGAGAAAGAAGTAAACGCTTTGTATTCTACTTATATTACCGAAGCCGAAGGAACTGCTGGAACTAAGAAATTAGGAAAAGGCCCGGTTTATAAAGAAAAACGCGAAAAACACGATGCAGCGCTTAAAGAATATGAAACTTTAAAAACGACAAACGAAGCTAAAATCGCCGAAAAAGAAAAAGCTGGAAAACAACTCCAAGCTGATTTAGACAAAAAAGTTTCGCAGACACAACCCATTATTGAAGGTTTCGACGGATTAATGGCGCGTATTAACGCTTTGAATAAATTGCCTTGGCTGCCATCATTTTTTATTATGCTGTTGTTTTTAGCAATCGAAACATCTCCAATTATTGCCAAATTATTAGCACCAAAAGGAGAATTCGATTTCAAACAAGAAGAAGCCGAAACAGCTATGAAAGCCACTTTGGCTCAAAACAAATACCAACGTGATTTATTGGTGAAAACAAGTGCAGAAATGCACGACAGAGTGTATGCTGATATTTCAGAAGACAAAGGATTATTTGACCTGCAGCGTAAAAATGCAAAAGAATTACTGGAATTACAATCGCATAAATTTGTAGATAAGCAGAAAGCTACGCTTTAG
- a CDS encoding TonB-dependent receptor — MKKFFLLTAFLLLTLTGFAQKAIISGKVLDADDKLPLPGAMVQIVGEKKYTVSDYNGRFELLNINEGTYTVEVKYIGYSTLSQQIKVEQGKNNVIDFSLKASENELKEVVVGDILKGQAKALNQQKNNKNIGNVISSDQMGRFPDANVGDALKRVPGITMQNDQGEARNIIIRGLAPSLNSVTLNGDRIPSAEGDNRNVQMDLIPSDMISTIEVNKTLTSDMDADAIGGSVNLITRATPNGERISATLAGGYLPIREHASYTAGFVYGNRFANDKLGVVFSGSYNNVDYGSDNIENEWVKDDFGNEYLQASEIRKYDVQRIRRSASVALDYKFNENNTIFANAIYNWRDDRENRFRTTIDDIEPIYNGEEITGFEGRVKRQTKGGIDNSRNKNRRLEDQRVQNYSLRGEHLINSTLDLDWSANYAKAREYRPGERYIEYRQKGLDVFQNLTDQRFPLVTTSGEALDQFKFDSVTENTDDTSESEFGAKVNIRFPFSVIAGEKGRLRTGLRLRLKEKERNNMFYAYEPINGGMDLLSEVPTSYFDGQGFNPGSKYVPGTFASASYLGSLDLNNPALFDKEADPAEYLAVNYNAKERIYAAYVRWDQDFNDKLSMVLGFRMENTHIDYTGNRVLDEEELENKINNTNSYTNLLPSISFQYNATKDLVLRAAATTALARPNYYALAPYVNNIAADKEITAGNPGLKATYSYNYDFMAENYFKSVGLISGGVFYKRLNDFIYNYSDNQYTDAKFAADFPNQSNPIPAGENWSFLQSRNGDNVDVYGFEVAFQRKLDFLPGKFLKGFGIYLNYTYTKSKASGIADEDGNERNDISLPGTTPHMFNGSLSWENKRFSARISTNFTSDYLDELGSESYKDSYYDKQFFLDANASYKITPKLRFFAEANNLTNQPLRYYQGVAAHTKQAEYYQPRYNFGLKLDL; from the coding sequence ATGAAAAAATTCTTTTTATTAACAGCATTTTTATTATTGACCTTAACAGGTTTTGCTCAGAAAGCGATAATATCAGGAAAGGTATTAGATGCTGATGACAAGCTGCCTCTGCCTGGAGCTATGGTTCAAATTGTAGGTGAAAAAAAATATACCGTTTCTGACTACAACGGTCGTTTTGAATTATTAAATATTAACGAAGGAACATATACTGTTGAAGTTAAATATATTGGATACAGCACTTTATCTCAACAAATTAAAGTCGAACAAGGAAAAAACAACGTAATTGATTTTTCTCTTAAAGCTTCTGAAAATGAATTGAAAGAAGTTGTAGTTGGAGACATCTTAAAAGGTCAGGCAAAAGCACTGAACCAGCAGAAAAACAACAAAAACATCGGAAACGTAATTTCTTCTGATCAAATGGGTCGTTTTCCAGATGCTAACGTGGGAGACGCTTTAAAACGTGTTCCGGGTATCACTATGCAGAATGACCAAGGCGAAGCTCGTAATATTATTATTAGAGGTTTGGCGCCATCTTTAAACTCTGTCACTTTAAATGGCGACCGTATTCCATCTGCTGAAGGCGATAATAGAAACGTGCAGATGGACTTAATTCCTTCTGATATGATTTCTACAATCGAAGTGAACAAAACCCTTACATCAGACATGGATGCCGATGCAATTGGAGGTTCTGTAAACTTAATTACTAGAGCAACTCCAAACGGAGAAAGAATTTCGGCAACGCTTGCGGGAGGATATTTACCAATTCGTGAGCATGCTTCTTACACCGCAGGATTCGTTTATGGTAACCGTTTTGCTAATGATAAATTAGGAGTAGTTTTTAGCGGATCGTACAATAATGTAGATTATGGTTCTGATAACATTGAAAACGAATGGGTAAAAGATGATTTTGGAAATGAATATCTACAAGCATCTGAAATCAGAAAATACGATGTACAGCGTATTCGTCGTAGTGCATCTGTTGCTTTAGATTATAAATTCAACGAAAACAATACGATTTTTGCGAATGCAATTTACAACTGGAGAGATGATAGAGAAAACCGTTTCAGAACGACAATTGATGATATTGAGCCTATTTACAATGGTGAAGAAATCACAGGTTTTGAAGGTCGTGTAAAACGTCAGACAAAAGGCGGTATAGATAACAGCAGAAACAAAAACAGAAGATTAGAAGACCAGAGAGTTCAAAACTATTCACTTCGTGGAGAGCACTTAATCAACTCTACATTAGATTTAGATTGGTCTGCTAACTATGCAAAAGCTAGAGAATATCGTCCGGGAGAGCGTTATATCGAATATCGTCAAAAAGGGCTTGATGTATTTCAAAACTTAACCGATCAAAGATTTCCTTTGGTTACAACATCGGGAGAAGCGCTTGACCAATTCAAATTTGATTCAGTTACTGAAAATACAGACGATACAAGCGAGAGTGAATTTGGGGCAAAAGTAAATATTCGTTTCCCATTCTCTGTAATTGCCGGAGAAAAAGGAAGATTGAGAACAGGTCTTAGACTTCGTTTGAAAGAAAAAGAAAGAAACAATATGTTTTATGCTTATGAGCCAATAAATGGCGGAATGGATTTATTATCTGAAGTTCCAACTTCTTATTTTGACGGACAAGGATTCAATCCAGGAAGTAAATATGTACCGGGAACTTTTGCTTCTGCTTCGTATTTAGGAAGTTTAGATTTAAACAACCCAGCTTTATTTGATAAAGAAGCAGATCCAGCAGAATATTTAGCAGTAAACTACAATGCAAAAGAGCGTATTTATGCTGCTTATGTACGATGGGATCAAGATTTCAACGATAAACTTTCGATGGTTTTAGGTTTCCGCATGGAAAACACACACATTGATTACACAGGAAACCGTGTATTAGATGAAGAAGAACTAGAAAATAAAATCAATAATACAAACTCTTATACGAATTTATTACCAAGCATTTCATTCCAATACAACGCAACAAAAGATTTAGTTTTAAGAGCTGCTGCAACTACAGCGCTGGCAAGACCTAATTATTATGCATTGGCGCCTTATGTAAACAACATTGCTGCCGATAAAGAAATTACAGCTGGAAATCCAGGTCTTAAAGCAACGTATTCATACAACTATGATTTCATGGCAGAGAACTATTTTAAATCTGTTGGTTTAATTTCTGGAGGAGTTTTCTACAAAAGGTTAAATGATTTCATTTACAATTACAGCGACAATCAATATACAGATGCGAAATTTGCTGCTGATTTTCCAAATCAATCAAACCCAATTCCAGCGGGAGAAAACTGGTCTTTCTTACAATCAAGAAATGGAGATAACGTTGATGTTTACGGATTTGAAGTTGCTTTCCAGCGTAAGTTAGATTTCCTTCCGGGGAAATTCTTAAAAGGTTTTGGTATCTATTTGAACTATACTTATACGAAATCTAAAGCAAGCGGAATTGCAGATGAAGATGGAAACGAAAGAAACGACATCAGTCTTCCTGGAACAACTCCACACATGTTTAACGGATCTTTATCTTGGGAAAACAAACGTTTCTCTGCAAGAATCTCGACAAACTTTACATCAGATTATTTAGATGAATTAGGTTCAGAGTCTTATAAAGATAGTTACTATGACAAGCAGTTTTTCTTGGATGCAAATGCTTCTTATAAAATCACTCCAAAACTTCGCTTTTTTGCAGAAGCTAATAACTTAACCAACCAGCCGTTACGTTACTACCAAGGAGTTGCTGCCCATACAAAACAAGCTGAATATTACCAGCCACGTTACAATTTCGGATTGAAATTAGACTTGTAA
- a CDS encoding phytase, which translates to MKNKSLIALLLLAVSFTACKDDKLAPVQPNAVKPTTVTEALPHDTDDPSIWINHADASKSIIVGTDKDTDGGLYAFDLNGKILKKSIPLKRPNNVDIAYGLIIDGKKVDVAVTTEREENKIRIFSLPDLQPIDNGGIPVFEGEAQRDPMGVALYTRPSDGKIFAIVGRKTGPSGSYLWQYELSGKGKFATAKVVRKFGAYSGKKEIEAIAVDNELGTVLYCDEQFGIRKYKADPALNDNKKLALFGQKDFKADHEGIAIYKKTDSTGYILVSNQQANTFMVYPREGAKGNPNRYPLLAEVPTSTIECDGADVTSINLGGAYQNGLFVAMSNGMTFHYYAWDLIQKRIDEAKK; encoded by the coding sequence ATGAAAAATAAATCTTTAATTGCTCTTTTACTTCTAGCCGTTTCATTTACAGCTTGTAAAGATGATAAATTAGCACCAGTGCAGCCAAATGCTGTAAAACCAACAACAGTTACCGAAGCCTTACCGCATGATACCGATGACCCTTCTATCTGGATTAATCATGCCGATGCTTCAAAAAGTATTATTGTTGGAACCGATAAAGACACAGACGGTGGTTTATATGCTTTTGATTTGAATGGAAAAATCCTTAAAAAATCAATTCCTTTAAAACGTCCAAACAATGTTGATATCGCTTACGGATTAATTATTGACGGAAAAAAAGTAGACGTTGCCGTTACAACTGAGCGTGAAGAAAATAAAATCAGAATCTTCAGTTTACCTGATTTACAACCAATCGACAATGGCGGAATTCCTGTTTTTGAAGGAGAAGCACAGCGCGACCCAATGGGAGTTGCGTTATACACACGCCCAAGCGATGGAAAGATTTTCGCCATCGTAGGAAGAAAAACTGGACCTTCTGGAAGTTATTTATGGCAGTATGAGCTTTCTGGAAAAGGAAAATTCGCGACAGCAAAAGTCGTTCGCAAATTCGGAGCGTACAGCGGTAAAAAAGAAATCGAAGCTATTGCAGTTGATAACGAGCTAGGAACAGTTTTATATTGTGACGAACAATTTGGAATTAGAAAATACAAAGCAGATCCAGCTTTAAACGATAATAAAAAATTAGCTCTTTTTGGACAAAAAGATTTCAAAGCAGATCATGAAGGAATCGCAATCTACAAAAAAACAGATTCTACAGGTTATATTTTAGTATCGAATCAGCAAGCTAATACTTTTATGGTGTATCCAAGAGAAGGTGCAAAAGGAAACCCAAACCGTTATCCTTTATTAGCAGAAGTTCCAACTTCTACAATTGAATGTGATGGTGCCGATGTAACGAGTATTAACTTAGGAGGAGCTTACCAAAACGGACTTTTCGTAGCGATGAGCAACGGAATGACTTTTCATTACTATGCTTGGGATTTAATCCAAAAACGTATTGACGAAGCCAAAAAATAA